In a single window of the Candidatus Bathyarchaeia archaeon genome:
- the acs gene encoding acetate--CoA ligase, whose protein sequence is MSQPVKWVKEDPNNKNVFWPTDEMKKRAWISDESIYMEAAKDPVAFWAAKSKEGLEWFKDWTKDYEWNPPFYKWFVNGKINASYNAVDRHIRTWHKNKAAIIWEPEPTNEQSRVLTFQDLYREVNKFANVLKSLGVQKGDRVGIYLPMIPEVQIAMLACARIGAVHSVVFSAFSGQSLKDRMEDAEAKVLVTADGYYRRGKVVDLKSQADIGLVGTAIKHVVVVKRTGAQVDMVEGRDYWWHDLVAKAPLYCEPEPMDSEDMLFTLYTSGTTGKPKGIVHHTGGYLTVAYWTTRWDFDLHDDDIFWCTADIGWVTGHTYACYGPLLNGATIVIYEGSLDYPDFDRWWAIIEKYGVTVFYTAPTAIRMILKWGEEYPKKHDLSTVRLLGTVGEPINQDAWLWYFKHIGGERCPVIDTWWQTETGATLINSLPGIGPFIPTVAGRSFPGTTHDILDEAGKPVTSGEGGYLVQKSPFAPGMLRTVFKDPERYKTQYWSVYGPELYYTSDGAIRWDELGNIRLTGRVDDVMKVAGHRLSTAEVENALMQHPEVAECAVVAAPHDIKGEVPVAFITLKEGVKASASLESELVQTVVKFIGPTARPERIILTEALPKTRSGKIMRRILKALVKHEPVGDTTTLMNPEAVDELKQKVG, encoded by the coding sequence ATGTCACAACCAGTCAAATGGGTCAAAGAAGACCCAAACAACAAGAACGTGTTCTGGCCCACTGATGAAATGAAAAAACGGGCCTGGATAAGCGATGAGAGCATTTACATGGAAGCAGCTAAAGACCCCGTGGCTTTTTGGGCTGCAAAGTCCAAGGAAGGACTAGAATGGTTTAAAGATTGGACGAAAGACTACGAGTGGAATCCTCCGTTTTACAAATGGTTTGTGAATGGAAAGATCAACGCTTCTTACAACGCTGTGGATAGACACATTAGGACGTGGCATAAGAACAAGGCTGCCATAATCTGGGAACCTGAGCCTACAAACGAGCAAAGCAGAGTTCTGACGTTCCAAGACCTTTATCGAGAAGTTAACAAGTTCGCCAACGTGCTCAAAAGCCTCGGCGTTCAGAAAGGCGACCGAGTGGGCATCTATTTGCCCATGATTCCAGAAGTTCAGATAGCCATGTTAGCCTGCGCACGCATAGGCGCGGTTCACAGCGTAGTTTTCTCAGCTTTCAGTGGGCAATCGCTTAAGGACCGCATGGAGGACGCCGAGGCCAAGGTTCTGGTCACTGCGGACGGTTACTATCGGCGGGGCAAGGTTGTAGATCTTAAGAGTCAAGCGGACATAGGCTTAGTGGGCACGGCAATCAAGCATGTTGTGGTTGTGAAAAGAACCGGTGCTCAAGTTGACATGGTTGAGGGCAGAGACTACTGGTGGCACGATTTAGTGGCTAAGGCGCCATTGTACTGCGAACCTGAACCAATGGACAGCGAAGACATGCTTTTCACTCTCTACACGAGCGGAACAACAGGCAAGCCCAAAGGCATCGTGCATCACACAGGCGGCTACTTGACAGTAGCCTACTGGACGACGAGATGGGACTTTGATCTTCATGACGACGACATTTTCTGGTGCACTGCCGACATAGGCTGGGTTACAGGACACACATACGCCTGCTACGGTCCTCTTTTAAACGGCGCTACAATCGTCATCTACGAAGGATCACTCGATTATCCGGATTTTGACCGATGGTGGGCAATAATTGAAAAATATGGTGTCACAGTGTTTTACACAGCGCCTACAGCCATAAGAATGATACTGAAATGGGGCGAAGAATACCCCAAGAAACACGACTTGAGTACCGTGCGACTGCTGGGCACGGTCGGCGAACCAATCAACCAAGATGCATGGCTGTGGTACTTCAAGCATATTGGCGGCGAAAGGTGCCCAGTCATTGACACTTGGTGGCAAACCGAAACTGGCGCAACACTCATCAACTCCTTGCCAGGAATAGGCCCCTTCATACCGACGGTTGCGGGCAGAAGCTTCCCAGGAACAACGCACGATATACTTGACGAAGCTGGTAAACCTGTAACTTCAGGTGAAGGCGGCTACCTTGTGCAGAAGAGCCCTTTTGCACCAGGCATGCTGCGAACCGTGTTCAAAGATCCTGAGCGTTATAAGACGCAGTATTGGAGTGTGTACGGTCCGGAGCTCTATTACACCAGTGACGGCGCTATACGATGGGACGAGCTGGGAAACATAAGGCTCACAGGTCGAGTTGACGACGTGATGAAAGTCGCAGGGCACAGGCTCTCAACGGCTGAAGTTGAGAACGCTTTGATGCAGCATCCAGAGGTGGCAGAATGTGCTGTGGTAGCCGCGCCGCACGACATTAAAGGCGAGGTTCCAGTTGCTTTCATCACGTTGAAGGAGGGCGTGAAGGCGTCCGCATCGCTTGAAAGCGAACTAGTCCAAACAGTTGTTAAGTTCATTGGACCCACTGCTAGACCGGAGAGAATCATTTTGACCGAAGCGTTGCCAAAAACTCGAAGCGGAAAGATCATGAGGCGCATACTCAAAGCCCTAGTAAAGCATGAACCCGTCGGAGACACAACCACGCTAATGAACCCAGAAGCCGTAGACGAACTCAAACAAAAAGTGGGGTAG